Within Wyeomyia smithii strain HCP4-BCI-WySm-NY-G18 chromosome 2, ASM2978416v1, whole genome shotgun sequence, the genomic segment attattatgattattattatgatgatgattattattattatttttattattattataattattattattattattattattattattattattattattgttattattataattatttttatttttattattattattattattattattattattatttttaatattattattattattattattattattattttcattattattattgttattattattattattattattattattattattattattattattattattattattattattattattattattattattatcattattattattatttttttttttattatttttattattattattattaattacttttatttttaattattattattattatgattattattattattattattattattattattattattattattatttttattattattattattattattattattataattattattattattattattattattattattattattatttttattactattattattattattattattattattattattattattattattattattattattattattattattattattattattattattattattattattattattattattattattattattattattattattattattattattattatttttattattattataattataattattattattattattattattattattatcattattattattattataattattattattattattattattattattattattattattattattattattattattattaattttttttttttttcttcacataacatttatttgacacggcacaaatacaatttaatgtttaacggcgccaattatatctgatgacttaaaaactaaagcaaattttttatcctcgctgccgactacgagctgaaattaagtctaacttaaaactagcatgggatttccaatcagtgttttgttgttcaatggtcgtctgataatcgtcgaatggcatgtatggattcgttctgctgagccacgatgtcgtgagttgggacagaggctcgtagtccttgggtcctggttctattgtgcggggtctggttgctggttttgtgcttaaggttcaaacgtgttcttgtcgttttgttgggtgtagacggaggggaacgggactagactgtggcgtggatggatttcaggaaaacgtatataagggacatgtaggataggtcacggctcgccaagacatcacgaacaggaacagccggctgtctaccctcggcctgcagggaagctattaatttagacctggcgtcacggtgtacagggcatgaccaaaccacatgctctatgtcgtgataaccttcaccacaggcacagataccactttccccgagcccaacacgacggaggagcgcgtcaaatctatagtgattggacataagccgggacatcacgcaaatgaaatcccgacctacatccaaccccttgaaccacgggttcgtcgatactttggggattatggaatgtaaccaccttcccaattcccctctggtccaagcattttgccaactgatgatcggattctgacgtacaagtgcgaaaaattcattaaaggcaattggtctttcataaatatcaccgtttgttgcgcccaccttagccaaagagtccgctttctcattacccggtatcgagcagtgagaagggacccacgctaaggtaatctgagtagatttttcggataaagcactcagatgttcccgtattttccccaggaaatacggagagtgcttaacatctttcatcgatcggagagcctcaatggaactgagactgtccgtaaagatgaaataatggtccgtgggcattttttcgataatccctagggtgtactgaattgcagccaattctgcgacgtaaacagaagcaggattatcaagcttatgggagacggttaaattgttattgaaaataccgaagccagtggacccatcaagaagtgatccgtcagtgtagaacatattgtcgcatttgatgtttcgatatttattggaaaaaaatttagggatctgctgcacgcgtaaatgatccgggattccacgagtttcttctatcatggatgtatcgaaaaacacagtagaatcagaagtatttgataagtcgacacgatttggaatattcgaagaagggttaatattttgggacatgtgattgaaatacaatgtcataaaacgggtttgagaattaagttcgattaacctttcaaaattttcaatcacgggacggttcaagacctcacatttgattagaatacgagaagacaggctccagaagcggtttttcaatggtagtactccagctaaaacctccaaactcatcgtatgggtcgactgcatgcaacctaaggcgatacgcaaacaacgatattgtattcgctccagtttgatcaaatgtgtgtttgctgcggagcggaagcagaaacacccgtattcaataacagacaatatcgttgtttggtaaagccttataaggtctcctggatgggctccccaccattgtccggttattgtacgaagaaaattcactctttgttgacattttttcatcagatacctcacgtgacaaccccaggtgcctttagagtcgaaccagacaccaagatatttgtgtaccaaaacctgagaaatcgttttacccattaattgtgtttgaagctgagcaggtgcatgcttcctagaaaaaactactatctcagtcttctccggagagaattcgatacctagctgtaaagcccaagcagacaaattgtccaaggtatcttgcaatggtccttgcaaatcggcagctttggctcctgtaacagagattacactgtcgtctgcaagttgtcttatcgtgcatgaatttgccagacattcgtcgatgtcatttacataaaagttgtaaagaagggggcttaaacatgagccctggggaagacccatgtagctaatgcgaaaagttgccaaatcgccatgcgtaaaatgcatgtgcttttcggacaacaaattgtgcaaaaaattgttcaaaattggagaaaatccttgtcggtgaagtttacccgaaagaatgtcaatagaaacggaatcaaaagcccccttaatgtccaagaacgcagacgccatttgttctttacgagcatacgccagctgaatatctgttgaaagcaacgcaagacaatcattcgtccctttggcacggcggaagccaaattgagtttctgatagtagaccatttgattcgacccagtggtctaaacgacggagtatcattttttccatcaatttccggatacaggatagcattgcaatcggcctataagagttgtgattagaagctggtttccctggtttttggatggcgatcaccttcacttgcctccaatcctgcggtacaatgttttgctccaggaacttattgaacaagttcaacaagcgcctcttggcattgccgggtagattcttcaacaagttgaatttgattctatctaatccaggcgcgttattgttacaggacaggagggcaactgaaaattctgccatcgtaaaaggtgattctatcgcgtcgtggcccggagacgcatcgcgaacaatattttgctcaggaacagagtccggacatactttcctggcaaaatcaaatatccacctacttgaagactcctcgctttcgttgaccgttacgcgattccgcattcttcgggctgtgttccaaaaagtgctcatcgatgtctccctcgacgtctcgttcacgaaccgacgccaatatccacgtttctttgctttagccaagcttttaagcttggtatcaagctccgaataccgtaaatagtcgccaggtatacctcccgtctggtaggccttaaacgcgtcggatctttgcgtgtagacatcggagcactcttggtcccaccacggagtgggaggccgttctttgatcgttacgccgggatatttcttcgtttgggcttgcaacgcggcgtcgagaatcaagcccgcgaggaggttgtattcttcaagtggtgaatgatgttgaatcgactcgaccgcttttgaaatcatttcctcgtatagcttccaatcgacatttcgtgtgaggtcatacggaatgtcaattggtcgcatgcgagttgacccgttagtaattgaaataagaataggcagatggtcgctaccgtgaggatcgaggattaccttccatgtgcaatccaaccgtagcgacgtcgaacataaggatagatccaaagcgcttgggcgcgctggaggtttcgggatacgtgtcatttcaccgttgtttaaaatagtcatgtcgaagtcatcgcaaaggttatagattaaagaggagcggttatcattgtatggggaaccccaagccacgccatgagagttgaagtctcccaaaatcaaacgtggcgagggaagaagttctattaaatcaaagagcagccgttgcccaacctgtgctctggggggaatatatattgaggcaatacaaagctctttaccttgtattgtcatttgacatgcgacaacttcgatgcctggaatcgaggggaggttaatacgatagaaagaatagcactttttaatccctaaaattactcctccatatggggtgtctcgatcaaggcgaataatattaaaatcatggaagttgagatcaatatttgaagtaagtcaagtttcacaaagggaaaatgcatcgcatttgtttttatttatcaaaactttaaacgaatcaatttttggtaaaatacttctacaattccactgtaagacagagatagaatccttcatacacgcagttgaattaggcatcgaaggatacaatcgctgcaaggagaggccattgggcagtcaactgcttcaaaaatgatctaactgttgggaggaatgctgtaagaaaaattttaattggatcgggtacattgaaagtttcaaaaatccagtccacaatgtcagaaaatttcactaatccagagtttgtttcatcaactgggagtgtaaaaggagcaactggggttttagatgttcctggcagtgctgggaactccttctgggactttaaatttgccagcccaggaggagtttgcttcggtttttccgcagcactgtttggtttgtttgtaactttcatttcactttgagaaatcttaggaccttttctgggaagtttaggagaggaaatatttttcctctttctagactccccaggattggcgtaagatgctcccgctggtgaatcgtcagaatcggtttcatcagaggacaacagatcgaaggggttcgaagtaacgggagaagtggtaacggtcttcttcagcatgtcagcgtaggaacgctttgaacgctctttgagagaccgttttattttatccctgcgctgcatgtacaccgcacatgtcgagagctcatgcagattttctccgcagtgaatacacttttcagcgttaacactgcaagaatcttccgcatgagactccccacacttgccacaacgtgccttattgcagcagtaggcggctgtatggcctaactgcttgcaattcaggcagttcatgacgcggggcacgtagagcctcacagggagacgaacccggtggatcgagacgtggcttggtagtgcagacccggcgaacgtaactcgaaacgagtctgacggagtgtatactgttttgccaccgatgatcgatgctgaccgcaattgcttgcagtcgagcacctttacttcgggacacgttttgttcttaaagcaccctttggcactttgcagtatacactcgacggacagactcgaatcggttatgacaccgtcgatctccacgtctcgtgcgggtatgtaaacgcgatactcgcgtgtgaagagctcagagcaagctatatcgttggcctctttcaggttaccgaccacgacagggagcttgttaggccggaccttggaaatttcggtcacgcccttgtactccttcgtcaggtctttagaaatctgcaagaggttcaactttttcgatttcggtcctgcctttggccgaaaataaacagtatagctgccctgggctccgtctgggtaaagcctggggcgaggggggactgaagaatgaacaggggagggggtaacagaagggtcagggtcagaggggttcggggatggtggcgcgggaggcgagggatctacatccatcgcgctaagtctagcgcactagcgctgacaagaacacgtacctttttatttctcccttccagtaaggttggttgtccgatcgttcgaagtagcagccgttacagccagcagcaccaatacagcagcaccaaacagccaccagcagcgagccaggtgtgagatcactccacacagcgatacaactcgctgacactgatggcttcttctttttcctcgtttgtgtctcgtccactgctgtagcacaatccagccagcagccaaatcggcttacgcaccagctggcagtcacgatgcgaaacagttgcacaaaggcacgaccttgaacccggatttatttcactcgaccaggcaaacaatgccaacacttgttcacacgtcttttgttttatactctatcggaccgatcaccaaacacgtccagtactgatgcgtgttcggcacagaatgattattatttttattattattattattattattattattattattattattattattattattattatttttattattattattattattattattataattattatttttattactattataattattattattattattattattattattattattattattattattattattattattattattattattattattattattattattattattattattattattattattattattattattattattattattattactattattatgattattattatgatgatgattattattattatttttattattattataattattattattattattattattgttattattataattatttttatttttattattattattattattattattattattattatttttaatattattattattattattattattattattttcattattattattgttattattattattattattattattattattattattattattattattattattattattatcattattatttttttttttattatttttattattattattattaattacttttatttttaattattattattattatgattattattattattattattattattattattattattattattatttttattattattattattattattattataattattataattattattattattattattattattataattattattattattattattattattattattattattattattattattattattattattattgttattactattattattattattgttattattattattattattattattattattattattattattattattattattattattattattattattattattattattattattattattattattattataataataattattattattattgttattattgttattattattattattattattattattattattataattattattattattattattattattattattattacaatttttattattttcattattattattattaattattattatttttaataattattattattatgataattattattattattattattattattattattattatttatattattattattattattataattaattattattatttctaattattattattattattataattattactattattattattattattattattattattattattattattattattattattattattattattaatattattattattattattattattattattattattattattattattattattattattattataattattattattattattattattattattattattattattattattattattattattattattattatttatattattattattattattataattatttattattatttttaattatttttattattataataattattactattattattattattattattatttttattattattattattattattattattattattattattattattattattaatattattattattattattattattattattattattattattattattattattattattattattattattattattattattattattattattattattattattattattattattattattattattattataattgttattattattattattattattattattattattattatttttattattattattattattattattattattattattatcattattattattattattattattattattattattaatattattattattattattattattattattattattattattattattattattattattattattattattatttttattattattattattattattattattattttaattattattattattattattattattattattattattattattattattattattattattattattattattattattattattatttttattattattattattattattattattattattattattattattattattattattattattattgttatttttgttataattattattattataattattattattattattattattattattattattattattattattattattattattattattattattattattattattattattattattattattattattattattattattactattttaattatttttattattattattattaattattgttatttttaattattattattattatgataattattactattattattattatttttattattattattattattattattataattattattattattattattattattattattattattattattattattattattattattttaattattattattattattattataattattattattattattattattattattattattataattatttttataattattattattattattattattattattattattattataattattattattattactattataattattattattattattataatttttactatcattattataattattattattatttttattattattattattattactattattatgattattattatgattattattattattattatttttattattattattatattattattattattattattattataattattattattattattatttttattattattattatttttattattattattattattattattattattattattattattattattattattattattattattattattattataattattatttttattactattataattattattattattattattattattattattattattattattattattattattattattattattattattattattattattgttattattgtaattattattattattattattattattattattattattattattattattattattattattattattactatttttattatttttattatttttattattaactattattatttttaattataattattattatgattattattattattataattattattattataattattattattattattattattattattattattattattattattattattattattattattattattattattattattattattattattattattattattattattattataattattatttttattactattataattattattattattattattattattattattattattattattattattattattattattattattattattattattattattattgttattattgtaattattattactattatgattattattattattattattattattattattattattattactattataattattattattattataattattattatcattattataattattattattatttttattattattattattattactattattattattattattattattattattattattattattattattattattattattataataattattattattattattgttattattgttattattattattattattattataactattattattattattattattattattattattattattattactattattattattattattgtttttattactattattattattattattattattattattattattattattattattattattattattattattattattattattattataattattattattattattattattattattattattattataattattattattattattattgttattattgtaattattattattattattattattattattattattattattatttttattactatttttattatttttattattattattataaattattattatttttaattattattattattatgataattattattattaattattattatttttaattattatttttattatgataattattattattattattattattattattattattattattattattattattattattattattattattattattattattatttttattattattactattattattgttattattattattattattattattattattattattattattattattattattattattattattattataattataattattattattattattattattataattattattattattattattattattattattatcattattattattattattattattattattattattattattattattattattattattattattattataattattatttttattactattataattattattattattattattattattattattattattattattattattattattattattattattattattattattattattattgttattattgtaattattattattattattattattattattattattattattattattattattattattattattattattattactatttttattatttttattatttttattattaactattattatttttaattataattattattatgattattattattattataattattattattataattattattattattattattattattattattattattattattattattattattattattattattattattattattattattattattattattattattattattattattataattattatttttattactattataattattattattattattattattattattattattattattattattattattattattattattattattattattattattgttattattgtaattattattactattatgattattattattattattattattattattattattattactattataattattattattattataattattattatcattattataattattattattatttttattattattattattattactattattattattattattattattattattattattattattattattattattattattattattataataattattattattattattgttattattgttattattattattattattattataactattattattattattattattattattattattattactattattattattattattgtttttattactattattattattattattattattattattattattattattattattattattattattattattattattattattattattataattattattattattattattattattattattattattattattattattattattattattgttattattgtaattattattattattattattattattattattattattattattatttttattactatt encodes:
- the LOC129725470 gene encoding uncharacterized protein DDB_G0292186-like; the encoded protein is NNNNNNNNNNNNINNNNNNNNNNNNDNNNNNNNNNNNNKNNNNNNNNNNNNNNNYNNNNNNNNNNNNNNNNNNNNNNNNNNNNNNNNNNNNNNNNNNNNNINNNNNNNNNNNNNNNNNKNNNNNNNNSNNYYNNKNKNNNNNNNNNNNNNNNNNNNNNNNNYNNNNNNNNN